The Leishmania mexicana MHOM/GT/2001/U1103 complete genome, chromosome 6 DNA segment cggcgagtcGATCCCGTGGCGGGTGCCGGAGGACATGGCGTTCTTCAAGGACcagacgacgctgctgcgcaacaAGAAGCCGCCGACGGACAAGAAGCGCAACGCCGTCGTGATGGGGCGCAAGACGTGGGAGAGCGTTCCGGTAAAGTTCCGGCCACTCAAGGGCCGGCTGAACGTTGTGTTGTCCTCGAAGGCCACCGTCGAGGAGCTTCTGGCGCCACTGCCGGAGGAAaagcgcgcggcggcggcgcaggacATTGTGGTGGTGAACGGCGGTCTGGCCgcggcgctccgcctcctcgcacgTCCGCCGTACTGCAGCTCCATCGAGACGGCGTactgcgtcggcggtgcgcagGTGTATGCGGACGCCATGCTGTCGCCATGCGTCgagaagctgcaggaggTGTACCTGACCCGCATCCACACGACGGCgcctgcgtgcacgcgcttcTTCCCGTTTCCTCCCGAgaacgccgccacggcgtgggACCTGGCGTCGTCTCAGGGACGCCGCAAGAGCGCGGTGGACGGCCTCGAGTTCGAGATTTGCAAGTACGTGCCGCGCAACCACGAGGAGCGGCAGTACCTTGAGCTGATTGACCGCATCATGAAGACGGGGATCGCGAAGGAGGACCGCACCGGGGTGGGCACCTTGAGCCTCTTCGGCGCACAGATGCGGTTCTCCCTACGCGACAACCGCCTGCCACTGCTGACGACGAAGCGCGTCTTCTGGCGAGGCGTGTGCGAGGAGTTGCTGTGGTTCCTGCGCGGGGAGACaaacgcgcagctgctcgcggACAAGGACATACACATCTGGGACGGCAACGGCTCGCGCGAGTTTCTCGACAGCCGCGGCTTGACAGAGAATACGGAGATGGACCTCGGCCCTGTCTACGGCTTCCAGTGGCGCCACTTCGGGGCAGAATACCGGGGGCTCGAAGCGAACTACGACGGCGAGGGGGTGGACCAGATCAAGTTCATCGTGGAGACGATCAAGGCGAACCCGAACGACCGCCGTCTTCTGTTCACTGCGTGGAACCCGTGCGCGCTGCACAAGAtggcactgccgccgtgccactTGCTCGCTCAATTCTACGTGAAcacggagaagagcgagctATCCTGCATGCTGTACCAACGTTCGTGCGACATGGGCCTCGGCGTCCCCTTCAACATCGCCTCCTACGCGCTGCTCACCATCCTCATTGCCAAGGCGACGGGTCTGCGGCCTGGTGAGCTTGTGCACACCCTCGGCGACGCCCACGTCTACCGCAGTCACATCGGTGCCCTCAAGGCGCAGCTCGAGCGAGTCCCGCACGCGTTCCCGACCCTCGTGTTcaaggaggagcggcagttCCTCGAGGACTACGAGTTGATGGACATGGAGGTGATCGACTACGTGCCGCACCCGGCGATCAAGATGGATATGGCCGTATAGAGAGAGatcgaggggagggggacgccATGTGCGTCGTATGCATGCAGCCACCGCCATGATGCTGCCACTCACCTggcccccgcctcctcgtcgtacGACGACCGTCCCTTGCGCAAACTCATTGGGTAACCGTGAGTGGCGCGGAGGGGTGCGCGCCTGCGTTCTCACGCACGTGGCTGCAGCTGACCTCCCGCCCACACCCGCGCGCGTTCAAGCTGCGTGTCGTCGTGCTCTTCCCGTTAACGTCGTGCTTGTTCGGGGCTGCTCTCCGCTGTGTGCTtggcccctccctccctcgatCTCCTCGTACGGGtctccgacgccgccgccgccgcagacgcggTGCGTGCGAGCGTGTCTCGCGTGATGTGCCGGTGTTTGTACACACGGCgcacggagagagcgagcgagagggcgaggggaaGGATGGCCGGTGCCTCGCGTGGGCGAGTGTGCACGAGTTTGTcgcgtcgctgcgccgcttggATGTCGCGCAGCGCAAGACCACGTGCGCCTGAAGCGTGGAGGGAGGTAGATGAGCGTGCTGCATGTGGCCTCAAGGTCGGAAAGTGAAGGGAGGCCGACGCGAGCGCATCGACAGGACGGAATAGACACTAACCCCCCGAAAACTGAATGAATGGACATCGTAacgcgcttctctcccctcttcccctgtCCCTGTCTCCTCGACGTGTGCTGCTCTCGTGAGCACCAGATGGGGCGAGGCGTtaaaggggagggaggggagcagggctgcacacacacacacacacacagacaaagCAAGCTTGAGGCAGACATGTAAGCACGATTCACGTGCAGGATGCGTAGCTGCgtgacgtgtgtgtgggaggggtgaaggggagggggggggcgcgggGTGGCCGTGTACGCATGCGCAATGGGTTACCGCAGCGATGCGCAATGgaccctccccccgctctccCTTCCGGTACCTTccgcctctgtctctctctctccctgtacGCGTGCACATCATCAACCATCCTCTCGTCGGTGCTCactcctcaccccctccccctcactgGGAGGCTCCCCGAACGCTCATACAAGCCGTGAAAACCGCCCGCGGTGTGTTGGACCGTCACCgtgtcctccccctcccttcgtTTTCCGAGTCTTCGCGTGCCGCGCGCACATCTTAGTCGGTCTTCGCCACTCATCAGCATCAccacgtcgtcgtctctaCGACCCCTTCGCGCGATTGCCCGCCTTGACAGGGCTCCCGGCGCACTTGTTGAGGCTATCCGTGTGCTCACGACCTTTGACAACACGGCTTCGCCAGAATCCCACCCACGCCCACCCCTCGGCTTGAGAACTGCGTCCTTCGGTGTCTCGTCAACACTGTCCTACCCCCACCAGTGTTCCGACAGCCTCCTCCAGTTTCCcgccgacgcgcgcgcacacgccatgCCGCCGAGACGGACTTCCGCCGTGGGCGCCAAGAAGAAGGCGTCGATGGCCGCGACCGGTAGCAaccgacacgcacacccccaAGCAGACATCGGCTTCCTGCCGCCAGGTGCGAGGTACCCAGCTGCGGCTTCCTGGAACCACCACGAGCACCATCAGCGAAACTCGGCCTCCAACGACAAGCAGGGAGACCACGACCGCCCCAACGACTTCGACTACCGCTTCGAGCAGCACATCttcgtgccgccgcggctgcgtcgcgtgCCGGCGGCTCTCGTCGAGGCCGTCAACGACTTCCACTACGCGATGATGAATGACATGCCGCGCAACGAGTTCTACTACAACATGCTGAAGAGGCACATCGTGCCTGGCGAGTCGGGCGTGCTCGAGATCGGCGCCGGGTCGGGCCTGTTGTCGATGATGGCGGCGAAGTTGAATGCGAAGTGggtcgtggcggtggaggggtCGTCGGAGATGGCATCGCTGGCGCGTTCGAACATTGCCGCAAACGGGCTGCAGGGCAAGATCAAGGTGCTGAACATGTTAAGCACGGAGCTGACACCGCGTGATCTGCCGGAGCCACCGAGCATCCTCGTCTCCGAGATCTTCGGCACACTGCTGCTTGGCGAGAGCGCGCTCGACTACATTGCGGATGCCCGCCAGCGCCTACTTCCGAAGACAGCGAAGATtctgccgcagcacggcgtgcagTACGCCGTGCCCATCGAGTGCGCGACGCTTGGCGACAtctgcgccgtctccagCTGGAACGGCATCGACCTCTCGCACGTCatggcgctgcaggacaCGACGAGCGTCGTCTTCACGAAGCAGTACGGCTTCCGCATGAGCTCTGTGCCgttccgccgcctcgccgacCCCATCCCGCTGCTGACAATCGACTTTGCCGAGACGAAGCGCAGCACCTTCAAGAAGGTCTTCCCGgtggaggtgacggcgacggcgagcggGACGGCGCACGCGTGGCTCTTCTACTGGATCTCCACcgatggcgaggaggtgatgTCGACGGCACCCGAAGATACCCTGCACAACTTCTCGCGCGACATGCAGTGGGGCCAGGCACTGCAGCTCATCGATGCCGGCACGAATTCGCACACACCGACCGCGCTGTCGATGTCCGCGGGTGAGTCTTACAAGTTCGAGTGTGCGTTGTCAAGCGACCGCGTCGTCATGAGTCTAAAGTATAccggcagtcgcagcagtgctgctgcggcaccgctgcgggcGGACGCCAacgaggcggagaagcgACGCGAGACGGagagcgagcagcagcagttgcAGCGGGGGGAGTGAGGATTTAAACAGCCGTACTGAGCCAAGCGAACAATGGGAAACAGGCTTGTGcttggcgtgtgtgcgtgcaacACCTGCcctgcgctgccgtgcccTGCCACTTTCTACCCAGTTGTaggtgcacgcacgcacgcacacacatgcaggcGCACCTGAGGCATCGCGGCATCGCTAAGAACATCATGATAattcccttctctctccctccaaGAACGGTTAACAGCTGTGAAAACAACGCGAGCGAAACTCGATGAGGACAAGGCGTGCGAGGGAGACGCATGGAGATGTGAGGGGCGGGCGGGAAGGGCAACGACGGAaccgcgcgcgtgtgcacccGCGTGCCACAGACGCACTCGACCATAGATCTGACCCCCTCCCGCTCTTCtgtgcaccgccaccaccgccacccatccacccctCCTCTGGCACCTTCTCTAACAGAAGGCTTCAACGGAGTGCATTCGGCCTGCCTGCTTGCCATGCGGGCtaggcgaaggaggaggcgacgcgcAACATCCACGGATGGACAACCTcttccgtgtgtgtgtgtgtggggggccTGCACGTGCGTGACACGACCGCCCGCCTTTCTCTGTGTAGGCACGGCCTTCATACCTTCGGTGATGTGCACCGGCCCAACCAACACTGGCTCTTGCCTTGCACACTCCCCTCTccgcactctccctctccctctgtcgaCAGCCGCGGATGTCTTTTACTGTGTAGAAGGACGAGAGGTGAGCCTGCGTGTTGTCTGCATGTGCGCTCGAGTCGTACTCAGCGGGAGACAACACGCAGGCGGCTGCACGATCCCACCAAGCGTGCATCgacgccacgcagcagcgcccatACGTAAGTGTGACGACGACTCAACAGACAGAGAACGCCCAGGCAAGGCGAGTACGCCGCCACCCGCCCTCCCACCGTTGCactcgcgcgtgtgcacggatgAGGGAGGTAGGGAGGAAGCCGGAGAAGGCGTGAGCGTGTGGGCGGAGGccgcggggggagggggcgagggcaCCCTTTACTcgcctgtctctctctctctcgactcgtggtgtgcgtgtatgcctGCGCGAGCGCGGATGGGGCACCCGCTCACCGACACGCATCACCCTCTTTGCCCCGCTCTCCAGTTGTTTGACGCTTGTGTGGCTACCATCCCACACTGCGCCGTGGAGGCACCCACGCAGGAAAAAATCAATCCatcccccgccccgccctctTCGCTGCCACGTtgagtgtgcgtgcgtctgcacGCGTAGACACGCGATACCAGCACCCCATTCGTCACgctccacccccacccctttcgTTCTCCGGCCCTCTTCCGTTGTCGCACGCAGTGCACTGCCGCTCGCTCGCTCACTTCCGCTCTTACCACTTAACCCGCAAACGCTCTGGCTGCCTTCGCCCTGTGCTTTACCGCCACCCGTGCAGTCGCTCAGCGCATCACAcgcacccccctccttcctcccccctcacctgCCACttgcgtgcacacgcacgtcggCCATCCGCGACATGCGCACAACTTTGAAAGGGATGATGACGcggtgcacggcgccgctgcgcaaggcGAAGTCGGCGGATTCGGACACGTTCTTCGGTGCCTCGATGCCCGCGGCGCTGTCCGCGACCGGACTTTCGTTCGGTCTCACGGAACAACAGCTGCAGTACCAGGAGACGgcgcgcagcttcgccaAGGAGAAGATGATCCCCGTCGCGGCGGAGTACGACAGGTCGATGAAGTACCCCCATGATGTGTACAAGCAGGCGTGGGAGCTTGGCTTGACAAACATGCACATCCCTACAAAGTACGGCGGCCTCGGCGCGAGTGCCGTGGACGGCTTGGttgtgcaggaggagctcgCCTACGCGTGTTCGGGTATGGCGACGGCGTTCGAGGGCAACAGCCTCGCCGAAGCGCCGCTCCTCATCGCCGGCACGGATGCGCAGAACGCAAAATATCTGAGCCGCATGGTTGAAgagccgctgctggctgcCTACTGCGTGACGGAGCCGACGGGTGGGTCGGACGTGGCGGGCATGAAGACGGTTGCGAAGAAGGAGGGCGACAAGTGGGTCATCAACGGCTCCAAGATGTGGATCACGAACGGCGGCGTGGCTAACTGGTACTTTGTGTTGGCGCGCAGCGAGGGCGGCTTCACCGGCTTCATTGTGGACGCCGACACGCCTGGCGTGACGCTCGGGCAGAAGGAAATGATGCTTGGccagcggtgcagcgacaCGCGCGGCATCACGTTCGAGAacgtggtggtgccgcaggAGAATGTCGTGGGCGAGGCAGGCAAGGGCTTCCAGGTGGCCATGAAGGCGTTTGACTTTACTCGTTCTGCGGTCGCCATCAGCGCTGTCGGGCTGGCCCGCCGCGCCACGGACGAAGCAACGAAGTACGCCCGCGAGCGCATGACAATGGGCAAGCCGATTGCGCAGCATCAGGGCGTTGCGTTCATGTTGGCAGAGATGGCGGCTGGCGTGGAGGCGTGCCGGCTCATGACGTACCGCGCTGGATGGGAAACGGATCAGGGTCGCCGCAACACATACTACGCTTCGTGCGCCAAGATGATGGCGTCCGACCTTGCCGAGAAGTGCTCGACGAACGCGGTGCAGATCTTCGGGGGCAACGGCTACAACGCGGGCTACCCAGTGGAGAAGCTCTACCGTGACTGCAAGATCTTCTCGATCTACGAGGGCACGACGCAGATCCAGCACACGATCATCAGCCGTTATGTGACGGGCATGCGCTGCTGAGTGCAGCGTGAGACACGGCAGGGCATCTACCTTTTGAACGGTGCGCCGTAGCGAAGACGGGCACCGTGATCAAGGACACAGGCGCGTGCTTGCATATAGGTCTGCGTGCTTCTGTGCATGTGGGGAGAGCTCCGCGCGTGCAGGCACCCGATGTCGCTGTATTCTGCACGTCTCTGGGGTGTCTACACTGGCTAGACGCTGActgtgtcgccgtcgcgcgtgGGCACCCACCGAaggagaggtgtgtgtgcgtgcctgaGCGCTTGATGTAGTTTTCCTTTGTGTTTCGTTACTGCACCTctgccacccctccccccttctcgaCTCTCCCGAAGAGTCGATGtttcttccctttcccttacagccccctcccccctccccacacccacacacacgcacatgcatgcacatgcacatgcacgcgcgccCTTTCGCTTCTTGAGGTTGCCcgggtgcacgtgtgcgatGGTTTTGGACGGACGTGTGCTCAGGTATGGTGAGGCTTTCTCTCTGCATGGCCGCATGGCGTGCTCTTGCTGGCGCCACAAAGCGTATCTGGTCTTCCTTCTTGGTGGACGTGGCGGGCTGCGAAGTAGGCGCGAGTCGGTCGCACGGGTCGAGAAGGGCACGCTCGCGCTACCTCCGCCAGACTTTCCAGACTCGCGGGCGCGCCGATGCAGGTGGCGagccaccacctcgccgctcACATGTTAGCCAGCGTGACACTCTCTCCGACTTTATTAACAGTCAGCGCAGGCCATCAGCATCCACGATTGGCATTACTTGACCATAgccggtgtgcgtgtgtgtgtgtgtgcctgttgAATGGCGCTGCTCTGGACATCATccacgcgtgcgcgtgcgccgccgcccttcttTTGCGTGCTTTTTGACGTTTCTTCCGCACACTtcgctcgccgtcgcctcaCGCGGCTCGCGCTTCGTCGCTTctccgcttcgcctccgtttcttgtgtgtgtgcgcgttctGGTGCACGCCCGCCCAcctgcttgcttgcttgctgcCGACGAAGTATCGCCCCCCGCCCgctcgctccctccctccgtctgGCTGAGCCAGCGCGTGAGTGTGCACCGGGCCCCGGCGGCCGACGTGTGTTGGTGTCGTTCTCTTGCGCGTTCTTTGAATGCTTCGCAGTcgcacgcgctgccgtgGACGCAGCACGGCGACGAGATCGGGTGGGCCGACGGATGGCGTCCTCGTTGCTTCGCCTCAGTGGAGGCGCGATGCCTGTCCCACCTCTCAGCGACACGTGTGGTCTTGTACTCTCTGTGGGCACGGGCCCCCGGTGACCGCATGgccgcctccccttctccctcgtcATCTGCCCGATCTGTGCCTTGAGAGGACGCCCGACCACGCCCTTTGTGTCTCCGCTCGGTGGGCGGGAAGCGGGAAGGACGACGCGGGTGCGAtggcacacccacccacccacccaccgccgAGAAGTCGGATGCCTTGCGATGAATATGCTGGCTCGCTCCGTGGCCTCGCACTGCAACGCACTccgtctctgcctctccaccgccgctctctctctctcgtctcccTCGCACACTGGCGAAGGAGCGAAGGTACTCCGCATGCATACTGGCCTTGctacccacgcacacacgcaccaatACGCACGCCTTCGATACTCTCTGCGTTCGAGAAGTCCGCGTCGGTGTGTAGTCGCGCTGCACTGCTCCGTGTATCTCTGCTGCCTCCCTTGCTTCGCCGTGCTCTATTACCTCTCTTGCTTAACTCGCACCGCTGTCCGGCTTGCAGCGCGGagcgcacgcagagaaggggttaggggaggggggggaggggtgtgagCAACGATAGCTTCGAGGTGGGTGCGAGGTCGTCTGCATCCTCGCTGACTTCCGTCCCGGACCTTCCGGTGCCTCTTCCTTGGGGCGGCCGATAGCATAGCGCTCATCTTGTGAAGTCGTCCCAATAGGCGCGAGGCATTTCTTCACAGCGTTGCTGCCGTCTGCCGCAGAAGAAAAGGCGCGCGTGAGGGCGATCACCAGCAGCAGGCCTGTTCACGCACCTACGCCTACGTGTGCCTCTTCGCACGTGGAGAACACACCctggggagggcgggggtgggtgcgATGGACGTGAAACTCAGCACCATCATCAGCCGCTTCGTCTTCACCCTTCCCAGCCTCTACGATGATGGTCGCGATGGCTACGACGCCGTTGTGCCCTCTCCAGACGACGAAGGCACCGAGGAGAGCTGTGGCGTTGCGTACGCCCGCGCTGCACATTGTGATGAGGCCCGAACGGCCGCAAGGACGACGCAGACCGGGTTGACATCACCCGTCACGCGGTCCGGCGCGCCAGCGTCACCGACGGAGCAGCTGGGCATCACAGGCGCATGCGCGTTCGTGAGGGACGGCGGGGCTGCATCATCGACACCACAACTTATTCTTggtcgtgctgctgcacgcggcaacagcggccgcagcaccgtcgcgaCGCCTCAGCACGGCGTTGGTGACCgcgagggtggtggtgtgtggtggagcgcgtcgccgcacctgcCAGATCTtgtgcagctggcggcgcatGCTTGGAACGTGGAGCTGCACCGCGGATCGGCGGGTGCTGCGAGCCACtgcgtgctgcggctgcccccGTTTACCTTCGGCAAGACCCTCTGCCGGGGCccggtggtgtgtgtgctggcgtcTGGGGTGGTGCGCATGGCGACACACGGCAGCGTGGCTGCAACGGAGCTGCTCGCCCGGCGCGTCCGTGACGCATTACACGAGGCCTGCGAACCGTTGGCAGTGCGCAGGGCGGCCCGGGAGGAGCTGCTCTTGATGCGGGCAGTGctggaggacgacggcgaagaagaggcgcgcgcgcgacgccaCTGCACGGCTGCACTCAAAGCCGAGGCGAGGCTGCCTAGCAGCGGCATGTCGCTGTCAACCGCGCTGGCCGGAGATGCAGCGACGGGCGGTCAACACGGGCGCAGGAGCGCCTTTGGATCTTCGTTGACGGGTGCTAGGCTAGGGTCCTTGGCGCATGACAAGGCGGGCCATGCTCTGCCAACGCTCGCGTCAACGCCATCAGCGCTCTCTGCGAGGGCGTGCAAGATAGACTTTGTACAAGCGGTGGCGACCCCGCGCTGGGACGAGATCGTCGGCCTGCGTGCCTCGCTCTTCGCGCCAACCTCAGCAGCCCCTGGCACtgagaagggcggcggcggcggcgtggctaAGGTGGATCGGGACGCCGAAGGAGCCCCCCGCGTATCGGTGCGACGCGCGAGTGTCAACGTCCGCGGTGATGCGCCGATggagtggtggcggtggtaccTCGGCGTGCAGGCCGACGATCACGGCgtgggtggaggcgatggcaGTGGTGTCGCCTGGCGTGGGGGAGGTGCCACGTCGACTGCTGCCACGAATTCGGGGAAACCCTTGCTAGGAGACCGGAGTGGGGTGCCACTGCCGGGGCCCGGGCTCAGCGGCGATGCCTCCGAAGGAGGCAACACAGATGCTCGCAGGCCCAACAAGACGACAGGGTTCTGGACCTGCGCTGGGTACGCGGACGCATCTCCGGAGAATGCCGCGAAGTTTGTGCGCTTCCTGCAGCGTCGACGCACGTTGCTGGCACCCCACGTCGCCTCCTTCAAGCTGCGCCGTCAAGCCACTCAGAACAGTCTTCAAATCCTGCTGGACTGGCGAACAGCcaccccgccgccaccaccagcaccaccaccgcctctctctgcagcagcggcgccgctcgctcGAGGGTTGGTGGGACATCTGACGGCAGTGGGACAGCCGCTGCCTGACTCCGGCGCGCCATCTGTGTCTGCTGCTCCGGCCAGGACTGACACCAGCGGCAACGCTTGGGTGACGGAGGCGAGCGCGGCCAACTTCTTCATGGAGTCGACCTTCATTGCCGAGTCCACGGCGCCGTATGGACTGGAGAGTGTGCGGAGGCCAACGGATAGGGTGTCATCCGCCGACcccgcgctgccggcgagCATGGTTTCGGGCGACGGGAGCGTAGAAAACCTCTacggcagcacggcgcacacgccggACAGTGGTCGGGACAGCATGTCTGCGCTGCTCGAACCCACTGTAGGCCACTctgcggtgcggcgcgacagcagcagcaacagcagcaaggACGACAGGACCGCGACCAAGGCTGCACCCCAAAAGCGCAAGCgcggcgttgcagcagcCCAGATAtcgacggcagctgcggcgatgGAGCATGTCACCTGCATTATCCACCGCACCGGCCGTGTGCAGATGACCGCCGCGTcggagctggcgctgcggcagatgTGTGCCATGCTGCTCATTCCGTTCTTGGTGGCtacggcggaggtggagctgTGATGCACGCGGCGCATCTTCTCGACCACgtactctctctctccacaccAGACCTCTCTCGGGGATGCACGCGTGATGTGCCTGGCAAGGAATGACCACCGTGTTCACCATCACCACGTcgcactgccgccgtcacGATCGGCGCTCTCCGAgtctgcgtcgtctgcgcGTACATCTACGTCCGCACCGTTGCagacgcggctgcgtgcaggcccagcagcagcagcagcagcagcaacaccccTCCTCGTACTCCCTTCCACTCCCCCTTTATAccgtcccccaccctctcttccctgTGTCTTGCGCGCACGACATACGCCTCCGCACAAGGAGGCGTGACGCTCGTGCTGCCTCGCATCTTCCTGCCCTTTCCCCCATCCCTAAAGGTGATTGGGCTCCTCATAGACGGTCGACGCACGCCGAGAGACCGCGGCGACCGGCGCGTGTTCTTGCGCCCGTGCGCTCGCAG contains these protein-coding regions:
- a CDS encoding dihydrofolate reductase-thymidylate synthase, with protein sequence MSRAAAKFKIPMPVTKADFAFPSLRAFSIVVALDKQHGIGDGESIPWRVPEDMAFFKDQTTLLRNKKPPTDKKRNAVVMGRKTWESVPVKFRPLKGRLNVVLSSKATVEELLAPLPEEKRAAAAQDIVVVNGGLAAALRLLARPPYCSSIETAYCVGGAQVYADAMLSPCVEKLQEVYLTRIHTTAPACTRFFPFPPENAATAWDLASSQGRRKSAVDGLEFEICKYVPRNHEERQYLELIDRIMKTGIAKEDRTGVGTLSLFGAQMRFSLRDNRLPLLTTKRVFWRGVCEELLWFLRGETNAQLLADKDIHIWDGNGSREFLDSRGLTENTEMDLGPVYGFQWRHFGAEYRGLEANYDGEGVDQIKFIVETIKANPNDRRLLFTAWNPCALHKMALPPCHLLAQFYVNTEKSELSCMLYQRSCDMGLGVPFNIASYALLTILIAKATGLRPGELVHTLGDAHVYRSHIGALKAQLERVPHAFPTLVFKEERQFLEDYELMDMEVIDYVPHPAIKMDMAV
- a CDS encoding putative acyl-coenzyme a dehydrogenase, whose amino-acid sequence is MRTTLKGMMTRCTAPLRKAKSADSDTFFGASMPAALSATGLSFGLTEQQLQYQETARSFAKEKMIPVAAEYDRSMKYPHDVYKQAWELGLTNMHIPTKYGGLGASAVDGLVVQEELAYACSGMATAFEGNSLAEAPLLIAGTDAQNAKYLSRMVEEPLLAAYCVTEPTGGSDVAGMKTVAKKEGDKWVINGSKMWITNGGVANWYFVLARSEGGFTGFIVDADTPGVTLGQKEMMLGQRCSDTRGITFENVVVPQENVVGEAGKGFQVAMKAFDFTRSAVAISAVGLARRATDEATKYARERMTMGKPIAQHQGVAFMLAEMAAGVEACRLMTYRAGWETDQGRRNTYYASCAKMMASDLAEKCSTNAVQIFGGNGYNAGYPVEKLYRDCKIFSIYEGTTQIQHTIISRYVTGMRC